A window of the Cicer arietinum cultivar CDC Frontier isolate Library 1 chromosome 6, Cicar.CDCFrontier_v2.0, whole genome shotgun sequence genome harbors these coding sequences:
- the LOC101492335 gene encoding protein ACTIVITY OF BC1 COMPLEX KINASE 8, chloroplastic-like — protein sequence MAASSLLLAELNFLAPQTTPKRRRSLSTFTSYRSVSSHKYNVTLRTRIRAVKEEGALLEQELTERRVSDVKWSGNGAVTSVVNGSNGSVKGYVNGVANGSLVKYVNGNGVAVEVVEDFVATSKRREDGRKRKLEEIGKEDAWFKRSEEPQVEVAVAPGGRWSRFKTYSTIQRTLEIWGFVIKFIFKSWLNRQKFSYKGGMTEEKKTLRRKTLAKWLKESILRLGPTFIKIGQQFSTRVDILPQEYVDQLSELQDQVPPFPSETAMSIVEEELGAPLAGIFDQFDYEPIAAASLGQVHRAKLRGQEVVVKVQRPGLKDLFDIDLKNLRVIAEYLQKIDPKSDGAKRDWVAIYDECASVLYQEIDYTKEGANAELFASNFKSMDYVKVPSIFWDYTTPQILTMEYVPGIKINKIQALDQLGVDRKRLARYAVESYLEQILSHGFFHADPHPGNIAVDDVNGGRLIFYDFGMMGSISPNIREGLLEAFYGIYEKSPDKVLQAMIQMGVLVPTGDMTAVKRTAQFFLNSFEERLAAQRRERELEAAEDGFKKPLSKEEKVMKKKERLAAIGEDLLAIAADQPFRFPATFTFVVRAFSVLDGIGKGLDTRFDITEIAKPYALELLRFREAGVEVIIKDFRKRWDRQSQAFYNLFRQADRVEKLANVIQRLEQGDLKLRVRALESERAFQRVAAVQKTIGNAVAAGSLINLATILYLNSIRGPATIAYFFCAIFGFQVLFGIVKVKKLDERERLITGTA from the exons ATGGCTGCGTCTTCTTTACTCTTAGCCGAACTCAATTTTCTTGCTCCTCAAACCACACCAAAACGTCGTCGTTCTCTCTCTACATTTACCTCTTACCGTTCCGTTTCGAGTCACAAATACAATGTTACTCTCCGCACTCGAATTCGCGCTGTCAAAGAAGAAGGTGCATTGCTTGAACAAGAGTTGACCGAAAGAAGAGTGAGCGATGTGAAATGGAGTGGAAACGGAGCTGTTACAAGTGTTGTAAACGGTAGCAATGGCTCCGTTAAAGGTTACGTGAATGGAGTTGCAAATGGAAGCTTAGTGAAGTATGTGAATGGCAATGGTGTGGCGGTGGAAGTGGTTGAAGATTTCGTGGCAACATCGAAACGGAGGGAAGATGGGAGGAAGAGGAAGTTGGAGGAGATTGGAAAAGAAGATGCGTGGTTCAAACGAAGCGAGGAACCACAGGTTGAG gTGGCGGTTGCGCCTGGTGGTCGTTGGAGCAGATTCAAGACGTACTCAACAATCCAGAGAACATTGGAAATTTGGGGATTTGTTATTAAATTTATCTTCAAGTCTTGGCTGAATCGTCAGAAGTTTTCTTATAAAG GAGGAATGACCGAGGAAAAGAAAACCTTAAGACGAAAGACCCTTGCCAAATGGCTGAAGGAAAGCATTCTGCGATTAGGTCCTACATTTATCAAAATTGGCCAGCAGTTCTCCACAAGAGTGGACATTCTTCCTCAAGAATATGTTGACCAGTTGTCAGAACTTCAG GATCAAGTTCCTCCATTTCCCTCGGAGACTGCTATGTCTATTGTTGAGGAAGAGCTTGGAGCTCCTTTGGCTGGCATATTTGATCAGTTTGACTATGAGCCAATAGCTGCTGCAAGTCTTG GTCAGGTTCATCGTGCAAAATTAAGAGGACAGGAGGTTGTTGTCAAGGTGCAAAGACCCGGTCTCAAGGATCTTTTTGATATTGATCTTAAAAATCTTAGG GTTATTGCTGAATATCTTCAAAAAATTGATCCTAAATCAGATGGTGCAAAGAGGGACTGGGTTGCTATTTATGATGAGTGTGCCTCTGTTTTATATCAG GAGATTGATTACACCAAGGAAGGTGCTAATGCAGAACTATTTGCAAGCAACTTTAAGAGCATGGATTATGTGAAAGTCCCTTCAATTTTCTGGGATTATACCACCCCACAG ATTCTGACAATGGAGTATGTTCCAgggattaaaataaacaaaatacaagCTTTAGACCAGCTGGGTGTTGACCGGAAAAG GTTAGCGAGATATGCTGTTGAATCATACTTGGAGCAGATTTTGTCACATGGTTTCTTCCATGCTGACCCC CATCCTGGAAATATTGCAGTCGATGATGTCAATGGTGGTAGATTGATCTTTTATGATTTTGGTATGATGGGAAG TATCAGTCCAAATATCAGAGAAGGTTTACTCGAAGCTTTTTATGGAATTTATGAGAAGAGTCCTGATAAG GTCCTTCAAGCAATGATTCAGATGGGCGTTCTTGTCCCAACTGGAGATATGACTGCTGTTAAACGAACCGCACAGTTCTTCCTCAATAG ttttgAAGAACGCCTTGCTGCACaaaggagagagagagagttggAAGCAGCTGAAGATGGATTCAAAAAGCCGTTAAGCAAGGAAGAAAAAGTAATGAAGAAGAAAGAACGTCTGGCTGCTATTG GTGAAGATTTATTAGCCATTGCAGCAGACCAGCCCTTCCGGTTTCCTGCTACATTCACATTCGTTGTTAGAGCCTTCTCGG TTTTGGATGGCATTGGAAAGGGACTTGACACCCGTTTTGATATTACCGAGATTGCCAAACC TTATGCTCTGGAGTTGCTGAGATTCCGTGAAGCAGGAGTTGAAGTTATCATAAAG GACTTTAGAAAGAGGTGGGACAGACAATCTCAAGCCTTTTACAACTTATTTAGACAGGCTGACAGGGTTGAAAAGCTGGCTAACGTTATCCAGAGATTG GAGCAAGGCGATCTAAAGCTTAGAGTCCGAGCTTTGGAATCTGAGAGAGCATTCCAACGTGTTGCAGCTGTGCAGAAAACAATTGGGAAT GCAGTAGCTGCTGGGAGCTTAATAAATCTTGCAACAATTCTGTATCTCAATTCAATTAGG GGGCCTGCCACTATAGCATATTTCTTTTGTGCTATATTTGGTTTTCAAGTTCTCTTTGGCATTGTGAAGGTCAAGAAGTTAGATGAGCGGGAACGGTTGATTACAGGGACTGCATAA
- the LOC101492000 gene encoding nuclear transcription factor Y subunit B-1-like, with amino-acid sequence MTGNKRINQTSPVGSPTSGNISDSSSSKEQDRFLPIANVSRIMKRALPANAKISKEAKETVQECVSEFISFITGEASDKCQREKRKTINGDDLLWAMTTLGFENYVGPLKVYLNNYREIEGEKSNSMVKQDDSSIEVVNDGVIGGFYSQQVNTNGSSKRFHEIGGGGDVETEHGSGNRIIPPNLCYRVEW; translated from the coding sequence atgaCAGGTAATAAGAGAATTAACCAAACAAGTCCAGTAGGAAGTCCAACATCAGGAAACATCTCAGACAGTTCATCCTCAAAAGAACAAGACAGGTTTCTACCAATTGCTAACGTGAGCCGCATAATGAAAAGAGCACTTCCTGCAAATGCAAAAATCTCTAAAGAAGCGAAAGAAACGGTTCAAGAATGTGTGTCTGAGTTCATAAGCTTCATAACAGGTGAAGCTTCTGATAAGTGTCAGAGAGAAAAGAGGAAGACGATTAACGGTGATGATCTTCTTTGGGCTATGACAACACTTGGGTTTGAAAATTATGTTGGTCCTTTGAAAGTTTATCTTAATAATTATAGGGAAATTGAGGGAGAAAAGAGTAATTCTATGGTTAAACAAGatgattcttcaattgaagtTGTTAATGATGGTGTTATTGGTGGGTTTTATTCTCAACAAGTGAATACTAATGGTTCTTCAAAGAGGTTTCATGAGATTGGAGGTGGTGGTGATGTTGAAACAGAACATGGAAGTGGTAATAGAATCATCCCACCAAATCTATGTTATAGGGTTGAATGGTAG
- the LOC101493436 gene encoding pentatricopeptide repeat-containing protein At4g39620, chloroplastic yields MSSLSFSTPPSPSYYYSFPTSSVNLPRVIRISCGSNPTRLNRKKITSERSETQELVRLLTRKISEKEPLVTTLNKYVKLVRTEHCFLLFEELGKHDKWLQCLEVFRWMQRQRWYIADNGVYSKLISVMGKKGQIRLAMWLFSEMRNTGCRPDTSVYNALISAHLHTRNKSNALAKALGYFEKMKGIERCKPNIVTYNILLRAFAQSRNVDQVNSLFKDLDDSVVSPDIYTFNGVMDAYGKNGMIREMETVLARMKSNQVKPDLITYNLLIDSYGKKQQFDKMEQVFKSLLRSKEKPSLPTFNSMILNYGKARLKDKAENVFQNMTDMGYTPSFVTHESLIYMYGFCDCVSKAVELFDGLIESKVPMKVSTLNAMLDVYCINGLPQEADSLFARARRVNIFPDASTYKLLYKAYTKANSKELLDKLLKHMDKDGVIPNKRFFLDALGAIGSSTEKSGSANAGTDSKNPQKFAKTQTET; encoded by the exons ATgtcttctctttctttctctaCTCCTCCTTCTCcttcttattattattcatttccAACGAGTAGCGTTAACCTTCCACGTGTAATCCGAATTTCGTGCGGGTCGAACCCGACCCGATTGAATAGGAAGAAGATAACGAGCGAGCGATCCGAAACTCAAGAGCTTGTTCGTTTGCTCACACGGAAGATAAGCGAGAAAGAGCCATTGGTGACAACACTGAACAAGTATGTGAAGTTGGTTAGAACAGAGCATTGCTTCTTGCTCTTTGAAGAACTCGGTAAACATGATAAATGGCTTCAATGCCTTGAG GTTTTCAGATGGATGCAGAGACAACGATGGTATATTGCTGATAATGGCGTTTACTCTAAACTCATATCAGTTATGGGAAAGAAAGGGCAAATCAGACTCGCCATGTGGCTTTTCTCCGAGATGCGAAACACTGGCTGTCGTCCGGATACTTCTGTGTATAATGCGCTAATCTCTGCCCACCTTCATACGAGGAACAAATCAAATGCTTTGGCCAAAGCACTTGGATACTTCGAGAAGATGAAAGGAATCGAGCGGTGCAAGCCCAACATCGTTACGTACAATATTCTTTTGAGAGCATTTGCTCAGTCTCGTAATGTGGATCAGGTGAACTCTTTGTTCAAAGATCTCGATGATAGCGTTGTTTCACCAGACATTTACACCTTCAATGGTGTGATGGATGCATATGGAAAAAATGGGATGATCCGCGAAATGGAAACAGTCCTTGCTCGAATGAAGAGTAATCAGGTTAAGCCTGACTTGATTACCTACAATTTGCTCATTGATTCATATGGGAAAAAGCAGCAATTCGATAAGATGGAACAAGTTTTTAAGAGTTTATTACGCTCCAAAGAGAAACCTTCACTGCCTACGTTCAACTCGATGATTTTGAACTATGGGAAGGCACGGTTAAAGGATAAAGCAGAAAATGTTTTCCAGAATATGACTGACATGGGTTATACACCCAGTTTTGTTACACATGAGAGTCTCATATATATGTACGGCTTCTGCGATTGCGTCTCCAAGGCTGTTGAATTGTTTGATGGTCTGATTGAGTCAAAAGTTCCGATGAAAGTTTCAACACTAAATGCTATGCTTGATGTTTACTGCATAAATGGTTTGCCACAAGAAGCAGATTCACTGTTTGCGAGGGCCAGGCGTGTAAATATATTTCCAGATGCATCAACATATAAACTTCTTTATAAGGCATACACTAAAGCCAATTCAAAGGAGCTTCTAGATAAATTGCTAAAGCACATGGATAAAGATGGTGTTATCCCTAATAAAAGGTTCTTCTTGGATGCTTTGGGTGCTATTGGATCTTCAACCGAAAAGTCAGGATCTGCAAATGCTGGAACTGATTCAAAAAATCCACAAAAGTTCGCAAAAACTCAAACAGAAACATAG
- the LOC101493108 gene encoding cytochrome P450 71AU50-like, with translation MMILIFIWITVFLVSLTCLWLRGSNNKARKLPPGPKGLPILGSLLKLGANPHIDLHKLSKKYGPIMHLRLGLVPTIVVSSPQAAELFLKTHDLVFASRPPTEAAKHISWEQRNMSFGEYGSYWRNMRKMCTLELLSHTKINSFRSMREEELDILINFIREVANDGTTTVDISAKVSTLSADMSCRMVFGKKYMDKDLDEKGFKSVIQEGMHLAATPNIGDYIPYIAPLDLQGLTRRMKTIGKIFDDFFEKIIDEHIQSDNKDDKTKDFVDVMLGFVGTQESEYRIERPNIKAIMLDMLAGSMDTSATSVEWAISELLRNPRVMKKVQKELEIVVGLKRKVVESDLDKLEYLDMVIKENFRLHPVAPLLIPHQSLEDCMVEDFFIPKKSRVIVNAWSVMRDPNAWTDPEKFWPERFEGSNIDVKGRDFQFIPFGSGRRGCPGIQLGLTVVRLVVAQLVHCFDWRLCNHMLPSDLDMEEEFGLTMPRANHLIAIPTYRLYSDGD, from the exons atgatgattttgatttttatttggaTAACAGTTTTTCTAGTTTCTCTTACTTGTCTATGGCTAAGGGGAAGCAATAACAAAGCAAGGAAATTACCACCTGGTCCAAAAGGGTTACCAATTTTGGGTAGCCTTCTTAAGTTAGGGGCAAATCCTCATATTGATTTGCACAAACTATCTAAAAAATATGGACCAATCATGCACTTGCGCTTAGGTTTAGTACCAACCATAGTTGTTTCTTCACCTCAAGCAGCTGAACTTTTCCTCAAAACACATGATCTTGTCTTTGCAAGTAGACCACCAACTGAGGCAGCAAAACACATATCTTGGGAGCAGAGGAACATGAGTTTTGGTGAATATGGTTCTTATTGGCGCAACATGCGAAAAATGTGCACATTAGAATTGTTGAGCCATACAAAAATCAACTCTTTTAGAAGCATGAGGGAAGAAGAACTTGacatattgataaattttataagagaGGTAGCTAATGATGGAACTACAACAGTTGATATAAGTGCTAAGGTTTCTACACTTAGTGCTGATATGAGTTGTAGAATGGTTTTTGGGAAGAAGTATATGGATAAGGACTTGGATGAGAAAGGGTTCAAGAGTGTGATACAAGAGGGGATGCATTTAGCTGCAACTCCTAACATTGGTGATTACATTCCTTATATTGCACCACTTGATCTACAAGGACTAACTAGGCGCATGAAGACAATTGGCAAAATTTTTGATGActtttttgagaaaattattGATGAGCATATACAATCTGATAACAAAGATGACAAGACCAAAGATTTTGTAGATGTCATGTTGGGATTTGTTGGTACTCAAGAATCTGAATACCGAATTGAACGACCCAATATCAAAGCCATAATGCTG GATATGCTAGCGGGTTCAATGGACACTTCTGCAACATCAGTGGAGTGGGCAATTTCAGAGCTACTAAGAAATCCAAGAGTAATGAAAAAAGTgcagaaggagttggaaatagTGGTTGGTTTAAAGAGAAAAGTGGTGGAATCAGATTTGGACAAGTTGGAGTATTTGGACATGGTTATAAAGGAAAACTTTAGACTCCATCCTGTGGCACCACTACTAATTCCACACCAATCCTTGGAAGACTGCATGGTTGAAGATTTTTTCATACCTAAAAAATCAAGGGTCATTGTGAATGCATGGTCAGTTATGCGAGACCCAAATGCTTGGACTGACCCAGAGAAATTTTGGCCTGAGAGATTTGAAGGAAGCAACATAGATGTTAAAGGGCGTGATTTTCAGTTCATTCCATTTGGTTCTGGCAGAAGGGGTTGTCCTGGAATACAATTGGGTTTAACTGTGGTGCGTTTAGTGGTGGCCCAACTTGTGCATTGCTTTGATTGGAGATTGTGTAATCATATGTTACCAAGTGATTTGGACATGGAAGAGGAGTTTGGCCTTACTATGCCTAGAGCCAATCATCTTATTGCTATCCCTACCTATCGTCTTTATAGTGATGGTGATTAG